One Staphylococcus simiae genomic region harbors:
- the rplB gene encoding 50S ribosomal protein L2, producing MAIKKYKPITNGRRNMTSLDFAEITKTTPEKSLLQPLPKRAGRNNQGKLTVRHHGGGHKRQYRVIDFKRNKDGINAKVDSIQYDPNRSANIALLVYADGEKRYIIAPKGLQVGQIVESGAEADIKLGNALPLQNIPVGTVVHNIELKPGKGGQIARSAGASAQVLGKEGKYVLIRLRSGEVRMILSTCRATIGQVGNIQHELVNVGKAGRSRWKGIRPTVRGSVMNPNDHPHGGGEGRAPIGRPSPMSPWGKPTLGKKTRRGKKSSDKLIVRGRKKK from the coding sequence ATGGCTATTAAAAAGTATAAGCCAATAACAAATGGTCGTCGTAATATGACTTCTTTGGATTTCGCAGAAATCACAAAGACAACACCTGAAAAGTCATTATTACAACCGCTACCGAAAAGAGCGGGACGTAACAACCAAGGTAAATTGACTGTAAGACACCATGGTGGTGGACACAAACGTCAATACCGTGTTATCGACTTCAAAAGAAATAAAGATGGAATCAATGCAAAAGTTGATTCAATTCAATATGATCCAAACCGTTCAGCAAATATTGCATTATTAGTATATGCAGATGGTGAAAAACGTTACATCATTGCTCCTAAAGGATTGCAAGTTGGACAAATCGTTGAAAGTGGTGCAGAAGCTGATATTAAATTAGGTAATGCATTACCACTACAAAACATTCCAGTAGGTACTGTAGTACACAACATCGAACTTAAACCTGGTAAAGGTGGACAAATTGCACGTTCAGCTGGTGCTAGCGCACAAGTATTAGGTAAAGAAGGTAAATATGTATTAATCAGACTACGTTCTGGTGAAGTACGTATGATTTTATCAACTTGTCGTGCTACAATTGGTCAAGTTGGTAATATTCAACATGAATTAGTTAATGTTGGTAAAGCTGGTCGTTCAAGATGGAAAGGTATTCGTCCAACTGTTCGTGGTTCTGTAATGAACCCTAACGATCACCCACACGGTGGTGGTGAAGGTCGTGCTCCTATCGGTAGACCATCTCCAATGTCACCATGGGGTAAACCTACGCTTGGTAAGAAAACACGTCGTGGTAAAAAATCATCAGACAAACTTATCGTTCGTGGACGTAAGAAAAAATAA
- the stgP gene encoding 6-thioguanine permease StgP, with amino-acid sequence MKNYFQFDKYGTNFKREILGGITTFLSMAYILAVNPQVLSLAGVKGISEDMKMDQGAIFVATALAAFVGSLFMGLIAKYPIALAPGMGLNAFFAFTVVLTMGIPWKVGLTGVLFSGIFFAILTVTGFREVIINAIPYQMKMAVSAGIGLFITFVGLQSSGIIVKNDSTLVTLGHLTKGPVLLAIFGIAITVILYAKKLPGSIFIGMIVTAIVGMLTGLIHTPTGVVGQIPSIKPTFGAAFEAFKDPGQLFTIQFLIVILTFLFIDFFDTAGTLVAVATQAGIMKDNKLPRAGRALFSDSLATIVGSIFGTTTTTSYIESTSGVAVGARTGFASIVTGCCFLLALFFSPLIAVVTSAVTTPALVVVGVLMAANFAEINWKSFEVAVPAFITIIMMPLSYSIATGIACGFIFYPITMLISKKHKEVHPIMYVLMVLFILYFVFVHG; translated from the coding sequence GTGAAAAACTATTTCCAGTTCGATAAATACGGAACAAATTTCAAAAGAGAAATTCTGGGTGGTATTACAACGTTTTTATCAATGGCTTACATTTTAGCCGTAAACCCACAAGTATTAAGTTTAGCAGGTGTAAAAGGCATATCTGAAGATATGAAAATGGACCAAGGTGCAATATTTGTAGCTACTGCACTTGCAGCATTTGTAGGTTCATTATTTATGGGATTAATTGCTAAGTACCCTATAGCACTAGCACCAGGTATGGGATTAAATGCATTTTTCGCGTTTACTGTAGTCTTAACTATGGGAATTCCGTGGAAAGTTGGATTAACTGGTGTACTATTCTCGGGAATCTTTTTTGCCATATTGACGGTCACAGGGTTTAGGGAAGTTATTATTAACGCTATACCATATCAAATGAAGATGGCAGTGTCTGCCGGTATTGGTTTGTTTATTACATTTGTTGGTTTACAAAGTTCAGGAATTATTGTGAAGAATGATTCTACTTTAGTTACACTTGGACATTTAACAAAAGGACCTGTTTTATTGGCAATATTTGGTATCGCCATTACGGTTATTTTATATGCTAAGAAATTACCAGGATCTATATTCATAGGTATGATCGTCACTGCAATTGTAGGTATGCTGACTGGTTTAATACATACACCTACAGGAGTAGTTGGACAAATACCAAGTATTAAACCAACTTTTGGTGCAGCATTTGAAGCATTTAAAGATCCTGGCCAACTATTTACAATTCAATTTTTAATTGTCATATTAACTTTTTTATTCATTGATTTCTTTGATACAGCGGGAACGTTAGTTGCAGTTGCAACACAAGCAGGTATCATGAAAGATAATAAGTTACCTAGAGCAGGTAGAGCTTTATTCTCTGATTCATTAGCAACAATAGTAGGTTCAATATTTGGTACTACAACAACAACATCATATATTGAATCTACTTCTGGTGTAGCAGTTGGAGCTAGAACAGGTTTTGCAAGTATTGTTACAGGCTGTTGTTTCCTTTTAGCATTGTTCTTTAGTCCATTAATAGCTGTAGTTACAAGTGCAGTTACAACACCTGCGTTAGTTGTTGTTGGTGTTCTGATGGCTGCTAACTTTGCAGAAATAAACTGGAAGAGTTTTGAAGTTGCCGTGCCTGCATTTATAACAATTATTATGATGCCACTTTCATATTCTATCGCAACAGGTATTGCATGTGGTTTCATCTTCTATCCAATCACGATGCTAATTTCTAAAAAACATAAAGAAGTACATCCGATAATGTATGTATTGATGGTTTTATTCATACTTTACTTCGTTTTTGTACATGGATAA
- the rpsJ gene encoding 30S ribosomal protein S10: MAKQKIRIRLKAYDHRVIDQSAEKIVETAKRSGADVSGPIPLPTEKSVYTIIRAVHKDKDSREQFEQRTHKRLIDIVNPTPKTVDALMGLNLPSGVDIEIKL; this comes from the coding sequence ATGGCAAAACAAAAAATCAGAATCAGATTAAAAGCTTATGATCACCGTGTGATTGATCAATCAGCAGAGAAAATTGTAGAAACAGCGAAACGTTCTGGTGCAGATGTTTCTGGACCAATTCCGTTACCAACTGAGAAATCAGTTTACACAATTATCCGTGCGGTGCATAAGGATAAAGATTCACGTGAACAATTCGAACAACGTACACATAAACGTTTAATCGATATTGTTAACCCAACACCAAAAACAGTTGATGCTTTAATGGGCTTAAACTTACCATCTGGTGTAGACATCGAAATTAAATTATAA
- a CDS encoding AEC family transporter, which translates to MTEQFTMIILLIALGYFLKRINFVKATDSQVLATLVLNVTLPSLVIVNLNSADLKLSFSILPLLMIAYGIIAKIIVIWFFRKYDNQMRGSVGMMTGAMNIGLFAYPLVEAIWPKMGLVYFGMADIGGAFIMFGVTYFVGSYYSEGSDQFNFKFLGKKLIQSVPLVTYIVMFILNISQIHLPHIAIDFFSIISKANMPLSMILLGVMLNFTIERKYLPATFKYLGLHYGLALVAGLLIHFLLPVSDDMIKTTLLITWMLPVGVAIISYGIQFKYKTLPFIGMVTNLTIIISIIILYIYQAIFV; encoded by the coding sequence GTGACAGAGCAATTTACGATGATTATTTTATTAATAGCACTTGGCTATTTTTTAAAACGTATTAATTTTGTGAAAGCTACAGATAGTCAAGTTTTAGCCACATTAGTGTTAAATGTTACATTGCCTTCTTTAGTAATAGTAAATTTAAATAGTGCAGATTTAAAGCTGTCATTTTCAATTTTACCGTTATTAATGATTGCATATGGTATTATCGCTAAAATAATTGTTATTTGGTTTTTTAGAAAATATGATAATCAAATGAGAGGTTCAGTAGGGATGATGACCGGGGCAATGAACATCGGTTTGTTTGCATATCCTTTAGTCGAAGCAATATGGCCTAAAATGGGTCTTGTTTATTTCGGTATGGCCGATATAGGCGGTGCCTTTATTATGTTTGGTGTGACTTATTTTGTAGGTAGTTATTATAGTGAGGGTAGTGATCAATTTAATTTTAAGTTCTTAGGTAAAAAGCTGATACAATCTGTGCCACTAGTGACATATATTGTGATGTTTATACTAAATATCAGTCAAATTCATTTACCACATATAGCGATTGACTTTTTCAGCATTATCTCAAAAGCTAATATGCCTTTATCTATGATATTACTGGGAGTGATGTTGAATTTCACAATAGAACGCAAATATTTACCAGCAACGTTTAAATATCTGGGTTTACATTATGGATTGGCTTTAGTAGCCGGTTTGTTGATTCACTTTTTATTACCAGTGTCTGATGACATGATTAAAACAACACTACTCATTACTTGGATGTTACCAGTAGGTGTTGCTATTATTTCTTACGGTATTCAATTTAAATATAAAACGCTACCCTTTATAGGAATGGTAACTAACTTAACTATTATTATAAGTATCATTATTTTATATATTTATCAAGCAATTTTTGTGTAA
- a CDS encoding GRP family sugar transporter, which yields MQFLDFLIALLPALFWGSVVLINVFVGGGPYNQIRGTTLGALIVGIGLLLTGYAKFDDPVVIFVGLFSGAFWAFGQGNQLKSVNLIGVSKTMPISTGMQLVGTTLFSVIFLGEWSTMTQIIFGLIAMILLVTGVALTSLKAKNEQKSNDPEFKKAMGILILSTIGYVGYVVLGDIFGVGGTDALFFQSVGMAIGGFLLSMNHKTSLKSTALNLLPGVIWGIGNLFMFYSQPKVGVATSFSLTQLLVIVSTLGGIFILGEKKDRRQMIGIWSGIIVIVIAAIILGNLK from the coding sequence GTGCAATTTCTTGATTTCTTAATCGCACTATTACCTGCATTATTTTGGGGTAGTGTTGTTTTAATTAATGTGTTCGTCGGCGGCGGACCTTACAACCAAATTAGAGGTACAACTTTAGGTGCTCTGATTGTAGGTATTGGATTGTTATTAACTGGTTATGCTAAATTTGATGATCCAGTCGTCATTTTCGTCGGCTTATTCTCAGGTGCTTTCTGGGCATTTGGACAAGGTAATCAGTTGAAATCTGTTAATTTAATAGGTGTATCTAAAACGATGCCTATTTCAACTGGTATGCAACTCGTAGGTACGACATTATTTAGTGTCATTTTCTTGGGTGAATGGAGTACTATGACACAAATTATCTTTGGCTTAATTGCTATGATTTTACTTGTAACTGGTGTTGCATTAACATCTTTAAAAGCCAAAAATGAACAAAAATCGAATGACCCAGAATTTAAAAAAGCAATGGGTATTTTAATTCTTTCAACTATCGGCTATGTCGGTTATGTTGTTTTAGGAGATATCTTTGGTGTTGGTGGCACAGACGCACTGTTCTTCCAATCTGTAGGTATGGCTATTGGTGGTTTCCTACTATCAATGAACCATAAAACATCACTTAAATCGACTGCACTTAACTTACTACCTGGTGTTATTTGGGGTATTGGTAACCTATTTATGTTCTACTCTCAACCAAAAGTTGGCGTAGCAACAAGCTTTTCATTAACACAATTATTAGTTATCGTTTCTACTTTAGGTGGTATTTTCATCTTAGGCGAGAAAAAAGACCGTCGTCAGATGATTGGTATTTGGAGTGGTATTATTGTTATCGTTATCGCTGCTATCATTCTAGGTAACTTAAAATAG
- the rplD gene encoding 50S ribosomal protein L4, with amino-acid sequence MANYDVLKLDGTKSGSVELSDSVFAIEPNNSVLFEAITLQRASLRQGTHAVKNRSAVRGGGRKPWRQKGTGRARQGTIRAPQWRGGGIVFGPTPRSYAYKMPKKMRRLALRSALSFKVQENSLTIVDAFNFDAPKTKEFKNVLTTLEQPKKVLVVTDNEDVNVELSARNIPNVQVTTAQGLNVLDITNADSLVITEAAAKKVEEVLG; translated from the coding sequence ATGGCTAATTATGATGTTTTAAAATTAGACGGAACTAAATCAGGTTCAGTAGAATTAAGTGATTCAGTATTCGCTATCGAACCGAATAATAGTGTTCTTTTCGAAGCTATTACTTTACAACGTGCTTCATTACGTCAAGGTACACATGCTGTTAAGAATCGTTCAGCAGTTCGTGGTGGCGGACGTAAACCATGGAGACAAAAAGGAACAGGACGTGCGCGTCAAGGTACAATTCGTGCGCCACAATGGCGTGGTGGTGGTATTGTATTCGGACCAACACCAAGAAGTTATGCATACAAAATGCCTAAGAAAATGCGTCGTTTAGCATTACGTTCAGCGTTATCTTTCAAAGTACAAGAAAACAGCTTAACTATTGTTGATGCATTCAATTTTGATGCACCTAAAACAAAAGAATTTAAAAATGTATTAACTACATTAGAACAACCTAAGAAAGTGTTAGTAGTTACTGATAACGAAGATGTTAATGTTGAATTATCAGCACGTAACATTCCTAATGTTCAAGTAACAACTGCACAAGGTTTAAACGTATTAGATATTACAAATGCTGACAGCTTAGTAATTACAGAAGCTGCTGCTAAAAAAGTTGAGGAGGTGCTCGGATAA
- the rplC gene encoding 50S ribosomal protein L3, whose product MTKGILGRKIGMTQVFGENGELIPVTVVEAKENVVLQKKTEEVDGYNAIQIGFEDKKAYKKDAKSNKYANKPAEGHAKKADTAPKRFIREFRNVDVEGYEVGQEVSVDTFEAGDVIDVTGVSKGKGFQGAIKRHGQSRGPMSHGSHFHRAPGSVGMASDASRVFKGQKMPGRMGGNTVTVQNLEVVQVDTENKVILVKGNVPGPKKGLVEIRTSIKKGNK is encoded by the coding sequence ATGACCAAAGGAATCTTAGGAAGAAAAATTGGGATGACACAAGTATTCGGAGAAAACGGTGAATTAATCCCTGTAACAGTAGTAGAAGCAAAAGAAAATGTTGTATTACAAAAGAAAACTGAAGAAGTTGATGGGTACAACGCAATCCAAATAGGATTTGAAGACAAAAAAGCATATAAAAAAGATGCTAAATCTAATAAATATGCTAACAAACCAGCTGAAGGTCATGCTAAAAAAGCTGACACAGCACCTAAGCGCTTCATTCGTGAATTCCGTAATGTTGACGTGGAAGGTTACGAAGTAGGTCAAGAAGTCTCAGTAGATACTTTTGAAGCTGGAGATGTGATTGATGTAACTGGCGTATCAAAAGGTAAAGGTTTCCAAGGTGCAATTAAACGCCACGGACAATCTCGTGGACCAATGTCTCACGGTTCTCATTTCCATAGAGCACCAGGTTCAGTAGGTATGGCTTCAGATGCTTCTAGAGTATTTAAAGGTCAAAAAATGCCTGGACGTATGGGTGGTAACACAGTAACTGTACAAAACTTAGAAGTAGTTCAAGTTGATACAGAAAACAAAGTTATCTTAGTTAAAGGTAATGTACCTGGACCTAAAAAAGGATTAGTAGAAATCAGAACTTCAATTAAAAAAGGTAATAAATAA
- a CDS encoding DNA topoisomerase III, translating to MKSLILAEKPSVARDIAHALNVNQQRNGYFESPTYIVTWALGHLVTNATPEQYDKNLKEWRLEDLPIIPKHMKTIVIGKTSKQFKTVKSLILDKNVKDIIIATDAGREGELVARLILDKVGNKKPLRRLWISSVTKKAIQEGFKHLKDGREYDNLYRAALARSEADWIVGINATRALTTKYDAQLSLGRVQTPTIQLVQTRQNAINHFKPENYYTLMLSTRGFDFQLATQQRIKDKSILEGIVADIKGKQGLVKDVTTKHKKTFPQQLYNLTDLQQDMYKRYKIGPKETLNTLQNLYERHKLVTYPRTDSNYLTTDMADTIKERVQATMATEYKEVARTLMSKNISPKMSIFNNQKVSDHHAIIPTEIRPMLAELTNREVKLYDMIVERFLESLMPPHEYDTITVNIEVGGHIFVLKENVTTNLGFKALRQQSTLTEQQQPFYKNEAININHLEIKTHQTTPPEYFNEGSLLKAMENPQNYIEMKDKKHAQTLKQTGGIGTVATRADIIDKLFNMNAIESRDGKIKVTTKGKQILELAPIDLTSPLMTAQWEEKLMLIERGKYSSKTFINEMKKFTEAVVNEIKNSEQKYKHDNLTTTECPTCGKFMIKVKTKNGQMLVCQDPSCKTKKNIQRKTNARCPNCKKKMTLFGKGKEAVYRCVCGHSETQAQMDKRMKNKTSGKVSKKEMKKYMNQQEDIDNNPFKDALKNLKL from the coding sequence ATGAAATCATTAATTTTAGCAGAAAAACCTTCTGTAGCAAGAGATATAGCACATGCTTTGAATGTGAATCAACAAAGAAATGGATATTTTGAAAGTCCGACATATATTGTGACATGGGCTCTTGGACATTTAGTCACTAATGCGACTCCAGAACAATATGATAAAAATTTAAAAGAATGGCGTCTTGAAGACCTGCCAATTATACCTAAACATATGAAAACAATTGTCATAGGTAAGACAAGTAAACAATTTAAAACAGTGAAATCTTTAATATTAGATAAAAATGTTAAAGATATCATTATCGCCACTGATGCCGGACGAGAGGGCGAATTAGTAGCAAGACTTATTTTAGATAAAGTGGGAAATAAAAAACCGTTACGACGTTTATGGATAAGTTCTGTAACTAAAAAAGCGATTCAAGAAGGTTTTAAGCATCTTAAAGACGGTCGTGAGTATGATAATTTATATCGTGCAGCATTAGCACGAAGCGAAGCGGATTGGATTGTAGGTATTAACGCGACACGTGCGTTAACAACGAAATATGATGCACAATTATCACTAGGTCGTGTTCAAACACCAACGATTCAATTAGTACAAACACGTCAAAATGCAATCAATCATTTTAAACCTGAAAATTACTATACATTAATGTTGTCGACCAGAGGATTTGATTTTCAATTAGCAACACAACAACGTATTAAAGATAAGTCGATATTAGAGGGTATTGTTGCAGATATTAAGGGTAAGCAAGGGCTAGTTAAAGATGTAACGACGAAGCATAAGAAAACATTTCCACAGCAACTATATAATTTAACTGATTTACAACAGGATATGTATAAACGCTATAAAATAGGTCCTAAAGAAACTTTAAATACATTACAAAACTTATATGAGAGACATAAATTAGTGACATATCCACGTACAGATTCTAATTATTTAACAACTGATATGGCGGATACAATTAAAGAACGTGTTCAAGCGACAATGGCTACTGAATATAAAGAAGTTGCAAGAACGCTAATGTCCAAAAATATATCACCCAAAATGTCTATATTTAATAATCAAAAAGTATCTGATCACCATGCTATTATTCCAACAGAAATTAGACCAATGCTAGCGGAACTAACTAATAGAGAAGTTAAACTATATGACATGATTGTGGAACGCTTTTTAGAATCATTAATGCCACCTCATGAATATGATACGATTACAGTGAATATAGAAGTAGGTGGACATATTTTTGTACTTAAAGAAAATGTGACGACAAATTTAGGATTTAAGGCACTCAGACAACAGTCAACTTTAACTGAGCAGCAACAGCCATTTTATAAAAATGAAGCGATTAATATTAATCATTTAGAAATTAAAACACATCAAACGACACCACCAGAATATTTTAATGAAGGGTCTTTATTAAAAGCTATGGAAAATCCTCAAAATTATATAGAGATGAAAGATAAAAAGCATGCACAAACATTAAAACAAACGGGTGGTATTGGAACGGTAGCAACACGAGCTGATATTATTGATAAGTTATTTAATATGAATGCTATCGAATCAAGAGATGGCAAAATTAAAGTAACTACAAAGGGGAAACAGATATTAGAACTTGCACCAATCGATTTAACATCGCCATTAATGACAGCTCAATGGGAAGAAAAATTGATGTTAATTGAACGTGGTAAATATTCAAGTAAGACATTTATAAATGAGATGAAGAAATTTACTGAAGCCGTTGTTAATGAAATAAAAAATAGTGAACAAAAATATAAACATGATAATTTAACCACAACTGAATGTCCAACATGTGGCAAATTTATGATTAAAGTTAAAACTAAAAATGGACAAATGTTAGTTTGTCAGGATCCATCATGTAAGACCAAAAAAAATATCCAACGTAAAACAAATGCACGTTGTCCAAATTGTAAAAAGAAAATGACATTATTTGGTAAAGGAAAAGAAGCTGTTTATAGATGTGTTTGTGGTCATTCTGAAACGCAAGCGCAAATGGATAAACGTATGAAAAATAAAACATCTGGTAAAGTTTCGAAAAAAGAAATGAAAAAATATATGAATCAGCAAGAAGATATTGATAATAATCCGTTCAAAGATGCACTTAAGAATCTAAAATTATAG
- the mspA gene encoding membrane stabilizing protein MspA — protein sequence MQFYLILLAILYLVVSYISIFKMDNIFTRILRIIMGVLLLFVLALTTMHFPKENWWVFIVLLLLVGNVEITSFKMIKKDLKGVNILNLMSLFIFIIYCILTLILF from the coding sequence ATGCAATTTTATCTCATATTACTAGCAATTCTTTATCTAGTTGTTAGTTATATCAGTATCTTTAAAATGGACAATATCTTTACACGTATCTTAAGAATAATAATGGGCGTATTGTTATTGTTTGTTTTAGCATTAACAACGATGCATTTCCCTAAAGAAAATTGGTGGGTGTTCATTGTCCTACTGTTACTAGTAGGTAATGTAGAAATTACATCCTTCAAAATGATTAAAAAAGATCTTAAGGGTGTTAATATTCTTAATTTAATGTCTCTATTTATCTTTATTATTTATTGTATTTTAACACTGATATTATTCTAA
- a CDS encoding SE1832 family protein, with protein MTLEDKLTELKYDYVRLQGDLEKKESLNLDTSTLVNQLKNIENEIREIRTQMGVEQK; from the coding sequence ATGACATTAGAAGATAAATTGACTGAACTAAAATATGATTATGTTCGCTTGCAAGGTGACTTAGAAAAGAAAGAATCACTCAATTTAGATACATCCACACTCGTTAATCAATTGAAAAATATTGAAAATGAGATACGTGAGATTCGTACACAAATGGGAGTGGAACAGAAATAA
- a CDS encoding GNAT family N-acetyltransferase → MNIVQLYDKKQIKSFIEHSNYESTSYLYKLPQQYKDIDSMIDCSIQSPGVFAYQLANDIKVLILSFAYAEDKYKVIGPFVSKDFKLTADIFKDLFTTMTQSQPDDAVFNFSFEQGIQQYKHFMKAIQSSYNFTDYYLETHSPLEQQTHQPNIIPYHKGFYRAFNKLHHSTFKYNALSAREIVDNLDDHHRLFLFVSEGLLKGYLYLEVNAQQSLAEIKYFSSHSDYRLKGIAFDLLSFALSFAFDHFTIRKVYFKIRNKNNKLIERFNQLGFQINYEYVKFKFESRNVKEEHHLLS, encoded by the coding sequence ATGAACATTGTTCAGTTATATGATAAAAAACAAATCAAATCGTTCATTGAACATTCCAATTACGAATCAACATCCTATTTATATAAACTCCCTCAACAATATAAAGATATTGATAGTATGATTGATTGTTCCATCCAATCTCCAGGTGTTTTTGCTTATCAATTAGCTAATGACATCAAAGTATTAATTCTAAGTTTTGCTTATGCTGAAGATAAATATAAAGTCATTGGTCCTTTTGTCTCTAAAGATTTCAAATTAACTGCAGATATTTTCAAAGATTTATTTACTACTATGACTCAAAGTCAACCTGATGATGCTGTATTTAACTTTTCATTCGAACAAGGCATTCAACAATATAAACATTTCATGAAAGCAATACAATCAAGTTATAATTTTACAGACTACTACCTAGAAACACATTCGCCGCTTGAACAACAGACGCATCAGCCAAATATCATTCCATATCACAAAGGATTCTATCGTGCCTTTAATAAATTACACCATTCAACTTTTAAATATAATGCATTATCCGCACGAGAAATCGTTGATAATTTAGATGACCATCATCGTTTATTTTTATTTGTTAGCGAAGGCTTACTTAAAGGCTATTTATATTTAGAAGTAAATGCACAACAATCACTCGCTGAGATTAAATATTTTAGTTCGCATAGTGACTACCGCTTAAAAGGTATCGCTTTTGATTTACTTTCCTTTGCTTTAAGTTTTGCTTTTGATCACTTCACGATTAGAAAGGTATATTTTAAAATTCGAAATAAAAACAACAAATTAATAGAACGATTTAACCAATTAGGCTTTCAAATTAATTATGAATACGTAAAATTTAAATTCGAATCCCGTAACGTTAAAGAAGAACATCACTTATTATCATAA
- a CDS encoding glucose 1-dehydrogenase: MFADLKNKVVIITGAGSGIGKSIAENFGKAQAKVVLNYRSDKHQDELNEAKELITNAGGEAITVQGDVAVEEDVKNLVQTTIDHFGTLDIMINNAGFEKAIPSHEMSLQEWQKVIDINLTGAFIGSREAINHFLKEDKPGVIINTASVHDRIPWPNYVNYAASKGGLKLMMETMSMEYAQYGIRINNVSPGAIVTEHTKEKFSDPETRDETLDMIPARKIGEPQDVANVVLFLASDFSSYVHGTTIYVDGGMTNYPAFMGGKG; encoded by the coding sequence ATGTTTGCTGATTTAAAAAATAAAGTTGTCATTATCACAGGTGCCGGAAGTGGTATTGGTAAATCAATAGCTGAAAACTTTGGCAAAGCTCAAGCTAAAGTGGTATTAAATTACCGTTCTGATAAACACCAAGATGAATTAAATGAAGCTAAAGAATTGATTACTAATGCTGGTGGTGAAGCCATCACTGTTCAAGGTGATGTAGCTGTGGAAGAAGACGTCAAAAATCTTGTACAAACAACAATTGACCATTTTGGTACATTAGATATTATGATCAACAACGCTGGATTTGAAAAAGCAATCCCTTCACACGAGATGTCTTTACAAGAATGGCAAAAAGTCATAGATATTAATTTAACAGGTGCATTTATTGGCTCAAGAGAAGCTATTAATCACTTTTTAAAAGAAGATAAACCAGGCGTTATTATTAATACAGCAAGTGTACACGATAGAATTCCTTGGCCTAACTACGTAAACTACGCCGCTAGTAAAGGCGGTTTGAAATTGATGATGGAAACGATGTCAATGGAATATGCACAATATGGTATTCGTATAAACAATGTCTCACCTGGAGCAATCGTTACTGAACATACTAAAGAGAAGTTTTCAGATCCAGAAACACGAGATGAAACTTTAGATATGATTCCAGCTCGCAAAATTGGTGAACCTCAAGATGTAGCCAATGTTGTTCTATTCCTAGCTTCAGACTTTTCAAGTTATGTCCACGGTACAACAATTTATGTTGATGGTGGTATGACAAATTACCCTGCATTTATGGGTGGCAAAGGATAA
- the rplW gene encoding 50S ribosomal protein L23 — MEARDILKRPVITEKSSEAMAEDKYTFDVDTRVNKTQVKIAVEEIFDVKVASVNIMNYKPKKKRMGRYQGYTNKRRKAIVTLKEGSIDLFN; from the coding sequence ATGGAAGCTAGAGACATTCTTAAGCGCCCCGTGATCACTGAGAAATCTTCTGAAGCTATGGCAGAAGACAAATATACTTTTGATGTAGATACTCGTGTTAACAAAACACAAGTTAAAATCGCAGTTGAAGAAATCTTCGATGTGAAAGTAGCTAGTGTTAATATCATGAACTACAAACCTAAGAAAAAACGTATGGGCCGTTACCAAGGCTACACAAATAAAAGAAGAAAAGCGATTGTTACATTAAAAGAAGGTTCAATCGACTTATTCAACTAA